The Achromobacter deleyi genome has a window encoding:
- the rsmA gene encoding 16S rRNA (adenine(1518)-N(6)/adenine(1519)-N(6))-dimethyltransferase RsmA, producing the protein MSQHQARKRFGQNFLTDESVVESIVRAVAPARDDAVVEIGPGLSALTRPLLERLDHLTAVEIDRDLAARLRKQFEETRLTVVEADALTVDFSQFGSALRVVGNLPYNISSPLLFHLMTWADHIRDQHFMLQREVIDRMVAQAGTGDFSRLSVMLQSRYRMHKLFDVPPEAFDPPPKVVSAIVRMVPLPADRLRPISERAFETVVARAFSQRRKMLRRVLADWAPQVPWEALDIPPTARAEDISVDRYIRLSDALVEAGVLQRT; encoded by the coding sequence ATGTCTCAACACCAGGCGCGCAAGCGCTTTGGCCAGAACTTCCTGACCGACGAGAGCGTCGTCGAGTCCATCGTCCGGGCGGTTGCTCCCGCCCGCGATGATGCCGTGGTCGAGATCGGCCCGGGTTTGTCTGCGCTCACCCGGCCGCTGCTCGAGCGTCTGGATCACCTGACCGCGGTTGAAATCGACCGCGATCTGGCCGCCCGTCTGCGCAAGCAGTTCGAGGAAACCCGCCTGACCGTGGTCGAAGCCGATGCGCTGACGGTGGATTTTTCCCAGTTCGGCAGCGCGCTGCGTGTCGTGGGCAACCTGCCCTACAACATCTCCAGCCCGCTGCTGTTTCACCTGATGACCTGGGCCGACCACATCCGCGACCAGCATTTCATGCTCCAACGCGAAGTGATCGACCGCATGGTGGCGCAGGCCGGCACCGGCGACTTCAGCCGCTTGTCGGTGATGCTGCAATCGCGCTATCGCATGCACAAGCTGTTCGATGTGCCGCCGGAGGCCTTCGATCCGCCGCCCAAGGTGGTGTCGGCGATCGTGCGCATGGTGCCCTTGCCGGCGGACCGCTTGCGGCCGATCAGCGAGCGCGCCTTTGAAACGGTGGTGGCTCGCGCCTTCTCGCAGCGCCGCAAGATGCTGCGCCGCGTGCTGGCGGACTGGGCGCCGCAGGTGCCGTGGGAAGCCCTGGATATCCCGCCGACCGCCCGCGCCGAGGATATCTCGGTGGACCGCTACATCCGCTTGTCGGACGCACTGGTTGAAGCCGGCGTGTTGCAGCGGACTTGA
- a CDS encoding glycerate kinase has protein sequence MKIVIAPDSFKESVSAPDAAAAIARGVKAAFPGAHTVCIPMADGGEGTVEAVLAATGGKERQLTVNDALGHKVDAIWGLLEDGTAVIEMAAAAGLELISPSKRDPMRASSHGVGELMLAAMNAGATRIILGLGGSATNDAGAGMLTALGVRLLDADGHSLPPGGGALGQLASIDTRGLDPRLSQIRIDIASDVDNPLCGPQGASHVFGPQKGATPEQVLTLDRMLTNFADVCARHLNADHRDEPGAGAAGGLGFAAKAFLNAHFRPGVEIVAELGGLAQAVEGATLVFTGEGRMDAQTLRGKTPAGVARIAQRAGVPVVALAGSLGEGYEALHACGISAAFSLAPGPITLQQALADAERLLSDRARDVMQLWMAAQKRML, from the coding sequence GTGAAAATCGTCATTGCACCCGACTCTTTCAAAGAAAGCGTTTCCGCGCCTGATGCGGCGGCGGCCATTGCGCGAGGCGTCAAGGCCGCCTTCCCCGGCGCACATACGGTGTGCATACCGATGGCCGACGGCGGCGAAGGCACGGTCGAGGCCGTGCTGGCGGCAACCGGCGGCAAGGAGCGGCAGCTCACCGTGAACGATGCGCTGGGCCACAAGGTCGACGCCATATGGGGGCTGCTGGAAGATGGCACCGCGGTGATCGAAATGGCCGCCGCGGCGGGCCTGGAACTGATCTCTCCTTCCAAGCGCGACCCCATGCGCGCCAGCAGCCACGGCGTGGGCGAACTGATGCTGGCCGCCATGAACGCAGGCGCCACGCGCATCATCCTCGGGCTGGGCGGATCCGCCACCAACGACGCGGGCGCCGGCATGCTGACTGCCCTGGGCGTGCGCCTGCTGGACGCCGACGGCCACAGCCTGCCGCCCGGCGGCGGCGCGCTGGGCCAGCTGGCCAGCATCGACACGCGCGGACTGGACCCGCGCCTGTCGCAGATCCGCATCGATATCGCCTCGGACGTGGACAACCCCCTGTGCGGCCCGCAAGGCGCTTCGCATGTGTTCGGCCCGCAAAAAGGCGCGACGCCGGAGCAGGTGCTGACGCTGGACCGGATGCTCACGAATTTTGCCGATGTCTGCGCACGTCACCTGAATGCCGACCACCGGGACGAGCCCGGCGCCGGCGCGGCGGGCGGCTTGGGGTTTGCCGCCAAGGCGTTCCTGAATGCGCATTTCCGGCCTGGCGTGGAAATCGTGGCGGAGCTGGGCGGGCTGGCCCAGGCGGTCGAGGGCGCCACGCTGGTGTTCACGGGCGAGGGCCGCATGGATGCCCAAACGCTGCGCGGCAAGACGCCAGCCGGCGTCGCCCGGATCGCGCAGCGCGCGGGCGTGCCCGTCGTGGCCCTGGCAGGCTCGCTAGGCGAAGGCTACGAGGCCCTGCACGCCTGCGGCATCAGCGCGGCATTCAGCCTGGCTCCCGGCCCCATCACGCTGCAGCAGGCGCTGGCGGACGCCGAACGCCTGCTGAGCGACCGCGCCCGCGATGTCATGCAGCTTTGGATGGCCGCGCAAAAACGCATGCTGTAG
- a CDS encoding acyl-CoA dehydrogenase → MDFNAWRRRRISEPAYRWARDALPAMSATEREAIEAGDSWWDADLFTGNPDWRKLLSVPAATLTPDEQRFIDGPVAQLCAMLDEWDITWNRRDLPPEVWAFLKAQRFFGMIIPRRYGGLGFSPYAHSEVVRRISAYSITAGVTVMVPNSLGPGELLMQFGTPAQRDYWLPRLADGREVPCFGLTSPEAGSDAASMVDTGVVCRQVVDGRELIGIRLNWHKRYITLGPVATVLGLAFKMSDPDGILGEPRDIGISVALVPTEAPGVEIGRRHLPAMQVFQNGPNKGRDVFVPLDALIGGADRAGQGWQMLMSALAAGRGISLPSLSAAAAVMCAHTTGMYARVREQFGIPIGKFEGVQERLASLAGNAYLVEAARRLTCAALNQDVKPAVVSGIMKYHATERMRGSVNDAMDVHGGRAVMDGPGNYLGSLYRAVPIAITVEGANILTRNLIIFGQGAIRAHPYLMPEILALGNPDEERGIEVFHDVFWRHLRHAGVNALRAIGRAWTGGVMAPAPSSGPAAGHYRRLSRYASGFALLADATLAQLGGGLKRREMISARLGDILSELYLLSAVLKRWEDEGRKHDDLPLLRWCMEQGYASIENSMDQVLRNLPGRVLSWGLRAAILPLRLAKGPGDALTRECAELLLKPSPTHARLAAELQRDPGGDPSDGDPLGLLTRAFALVDAVQPIRDRLRQSGVRDWREAHRRGAITDAQAGQLEAAEALVSRVLQVDDFAPEDLSPQAAKTAAAGAGQDA, encoded by the coding sequence ATGGATTTCAATGCTTGGCGCCGGCGCCGCATCTCGGAACCCGCGTACCGCTGGGCGCGCGATGCGCTGCCGGCCATGTCGGCCACCGAGCGCGAGGCCATCGAGGCCGGCGACTCCTGGTGGGACGCCGACCTGTTCACCGGCAATCCCGACTGGCGCAAGCTGCTGAGCGTGCCGGCCGCCACGCTGACCCCGGATGAACAGCGCTTCATCGATGGCCCGGTGGCGCAGCTGTGCGCCATGCTGGACGAATGGGACATCACCTGGAACCGGCGCGACCTGCCGCCGGAGGTCTGGGCCTTTCTCAAGGCGCAGCGCTTTTTCGGCATGATCATCCCGCGCCGCTATGGCGGCCTGGGGTTTTCGCCCTATGCGCACTCCGAGGTGGTGCGCCGCATTTCCGCGTATTCCATCACGGCGGGCGTCACCGTCATGGTCCCGAACTCGCTGGGGCCGGGCGAATTGCTGATGCAGTTCGGCACGCCCGCGCAGCGCGATTACTGGCTGCCTCGTCTGGCGGACGGCCGCGAGGTGCCGTGTTTCGGACTGACCAGCCCGGAAGCCGGTTCGGACGCGGCGTCCATGGTGGACACCGGCGTCGTGTGCCGGCAGGTGGTCGATGGCCGCGAGCTGATCGGCATCCGGCTGAACTGGCACAAGCGCTACATCACGCTGGGGCCCGTGGCCACCGTGCTGGGCCTGGCATTCAAGATGTCGGACCCGGATGGCATCCTGGGCGAGCCCCGGGATATCGGCATCTCCGTGGCGCTGGTGCCCACCGAGGCGCCCGGCGTGGAGATCGGCCGTCGCCATCTTCCCGCCATGCAGGTCTTCCAGAACGGGCCCAACAAGGGGCGCGACGTGTTTGTGCCGCTGGATGCGCTGATCGGCGGCGCCGACCGCGCCGGCCAGGGCTGGCAGATGCTGATGAGCGCGCTGGCGGCCGGGCGGGGCATTTCGCTGCCGTCGCTGTCGGCCGCGGCCGCGGTGATGTGTGCGCACACGACCGGCATGTACGCCCGCGTCCGGGAACAGTTCGGCATTCCCATCGGCAAATTCGAAGGGGTGCAGGAAAGGCTGGCCAGCCTGGCGGGCAACGCCTATCTGGTGGAGGCCGCGCGGCGCCTGACCTGCGCCGCGCTGAACCAGGACGTGAAGCCCGCCGTTGTCTCCGGCATCATGAAATACCACGCGACCGAGCGCATGCGCGGTTCGGTCAACGACGCCATGGACGTGCACGGCGGACGGGCCGTCATGGACGGTCCCGGCAACTATCTGGGCTCGCTGTACCGCGCCGTGCCCATTGCCATCACGGTCGAAGGCGCCAATATCCTGACGCGCAACCTGATCATCTTCGGGCAGGGCGCCATCCGCGCCCATCCGTATCTGATGCCGGAAATCCTGGCGCTGGGCAATCCCGACGAAGAGCGCGGCATCGAGGTCTTCCACGACGTGTTCTGGCGCCATCTGCGCCACGCCGGCGTCAATGCCCTGCGCGCCATCGGCCGGGCCTGGACCGGCGGAGTGATGGCGCCCGCGCCGTCCTCGGGACCGGCGGCCGGGCATTACCGGCGCCTGAGCCGCTACGCCTCGGGCTTCGCCCTGCTGGCCGACGCCACGCTGGCGCAACTGGGCGGGGGCCTGAAGCGCCGCGAGATGATTTCCGCGCGCCTGGGCGACATCCTGTCCGAACTCTATCTGCTGTCCGCCGTGCTCAAGCGCTGGGAGGACGAAGGGCGCAAGCACGATGACCTGCCGCTGCTGCGGTGGTGCATGGAGCAGGGCTACGCAAGCATCGAGAACAGCATGGACCAGGTACTGCGCAATCTGCCTGGCCGGGTGCTGTCCTGGGGATTGCGCGCCGCCATCCTGCCCTTGCGGCTGGCCAAGGGGCCGGGCGATGCGCTGACGCGGGAATGCGCGGAGCTGCTGCTCAAGCCCTCTCCCACGCATGCGCGTCTGGCGGCCGAGCTGCAGCGGGATCCGGGTGGCGACCCGTCTGACGGCGACCCGCTGGGCCTTTTGACCCGCGCCTTTGCGCTGGTGGACGCCGTGCAGCCCATCCGCGACCGCCTGCGCCAGTCGGGCGTGCGCGATTGGCGCGAGGCGCATCGCCGCGGCGCGATCACGGATGCGCAGGCTGGGCAGCTTGAAGCCGCCGAGGCCCTGGTGTCCCGGGTCCTGCAGGTGGACGATTTCGCGCCCGAAGACCTGTCGCCGCAAGCCGCGAAAACGGCTGCGGCGGGGGCTGGCCAGGACGCTTAG
- the gloA gene encoding lactoylglutathione lyase, with amino-acid sequence MRMLHTMLRVGNLDKSIDFYTNVLGMRVLRRNDYPDGKFTLAFVGYQDESEGAVIELTHNWDTDKYDLGNGYGHIALEVDNAYEACDKVKERGGKVTREAGPMKHGKTVIAFVEDPDGYKIEFIQKKGRQD; translated from the coding sequence ATGCGTATGCTCCACACCATGCTGCGAGTCGGCAACCTGGACAAATCGATCGACTTCTACACCAACGTGCTCGGCATGCGCGTCCTGCGCCGCAACGACTACCCGGACGGCAAGTTCACGCTGGCCTTCGTGGGCTACCAGGACGAGTCCGAGGGCGCCGTGATCGAGCTGACCCACAACTGGGACACCGACAAGTACGACCTGGGCAACGGCTACGGCCACATCGCCCTGGAAGTCGACAATGCCTACGAAGCCTGTGACAAGGTCAAGGAACGCGGCGGCAAGGTCACGCGCGAAGCCGGCCCGATGAAGCACGGCAAGACGGTCATTGCGTTTGTCGAAGACCCCGACGGCTACAAGATCGAGTTCATCCAGAAGAAAGGCCGCCAGGACTAA
- a CDS encoding nucleoside recognition domain-containing protein, protein MLNKLWLGFFLTAAVAALYRWLAIGDPEVFRLMVASLFDMARVSVEVMVLLFGTLTLWLGFLRIAESAGLVEKLAHVLGPLFARLMPGVPRNHPAIGLITLNFAANGLGLDNAATPIGLRAMRELQSLNPTPETASNAQILFLVLNASSLTLLPVTLFMFRAQQGAPDPTLVFLPILLATSASTLAGFLAVAACQRLRLADPVIMLWLGGAALVMGGFMALLASMSAAAIASLSSLMGNLTLFGILLAFLIVGAWKKVPVYETFIEGAKEGFDIAKSLLPYLVAMLCAVGVLRASGALDFLLDGIRWMAQHAGWDTRFVDALPTALVKPFSGSAARAMMLETMTHFGVDSFPALLAAVVQGSTETTFYVLAVYFGSVGILRARHAVGCALIADLAGVLAAIGVCYWFFG, encoded by the coding sequence ATGCTGAACAAACTCTGGCTGGGCTTCTTCCTCACCGCTGCCGTGGCCGCGCTGTACCGCTGGCTGGCCATCGGAGACCCCGAGGTCTTCCGCCTGATGGTGGCCAGCCTGTTCGACATGGCGCGCGTCTCCGTGGAAGTGATGGTGCTGCTTTTCGGCACGCTGACCTTGTGGCTGGGCTTCCTGCGCATCGCCGAAAGCGCCGGGCTGGTCGAAAAGCTGGCCCACGTGCTGGGCCCGCTGTTCGCGCGCCTGATGCCCGGGGTGCCGCGCAACCATCCGGCCATCGGCCTGATCACGCTGAACTTCGCCGCCAACGGCCTGGGGCTGGACAATGCCGCCACGCCCATCGGCCTGCGCGCCATGCGCGAACTGCAATCGCTGAATCCCACGCCCGAGACCGCCAGCAACGCGCAGATCCTGTTCCTGGTGCTCAATGCGTCGTCGCTGACCCTGCTGCCCGTCACCCTGTTCATGTTCCGCGCGCAGCAGGGCGCGCCCGATCCCACCCTGGTGTTCCTGCCCATCCTGCTGGCCACCAGCGCGTCGACGCTGGCGGGATTCCTGGCCGTGGCGGCATGCCAGCGGCTGCGCCTGGCCGACCCCGTCATCATGCTCTGGCTGGGCGGCGCGGCGCTGGTCATGGGCGGATTCATGGCGCTGCTGGCCAGCATGTCGGCCGCGGCCATCGCCTCGCTGTCGTCGCTGATGGGCAACCTGACCCTCTTCGGCATCCTGCTGGCTTTCCTGATCGTGGGCGCCTGGAAGAAGGTGCCCGTCTACGAGACCTTCATCGAAGGCGCCAAGGAAGGCTTCGATATCGCCAAGAGCCTGTTGCCCTACCTGGTGGCGATGCTGTGCGCCGTGGGCGTGCTGCGGGCGTCCGGCGCGCTGGATTTCCTGCTGGACGGCATCCGCTGGATGGCGCAGCACGCGGGCTGGGACACGCGCTTCGTCGACGCGCTGCCCACCGCGCTGGTCAAGCCGTTCTCGGGTAGCGCGGCGCGCGCGATGATGCTGGAAACCATGACGCATTTCGGCGTCGACAGCTTCCCCGCGCTGCTGGCCGCCGTGGTGCAAGGCAGCACCGAAACCACGTTCTATGTGCTGGCCGTGTACTTCGGGTCGGTGGGCATTCTGCGCGCCCGCCATGCTGTGGGCTGCGCGCTGATCGCCGATCTGGCCGGCGTGCTGGCGGCCATCGGCGTGTGCTACTGGTTCTTCGGCTGA
- a CDS encoding 2-aminoethylphosphonate--pyruvate transaminase — MLLLIPGPVTTDARVKAAMAQDYAPWDNDFRQIYRQVCDGVLAVAQAEPGDHVALALPGCGHFAVEAAIRTFVPPGGRLLAPSTGAYAARLQKLAGDAGRIAVPLSVGAAERVDPQAVAAALERDPTLTHLALVYSETGSGICHDVPELARIAHALGRRVIVDAVSAFGALPLELRALPAVDAVVLTANKCLEGLPGAAFVVARRDSLEAARGNAGSWSLDLADIYQHTLAPNAGPRFTPPAPTLAALAVALDLYRQEGREARLARYTANMRTLYDGVSGLGLTPYLPRELQGPIVVNVLAPDAPTWNLQLFVDALKHRGYVLSNFYNTEQPTFRVGCIGAFGADQMRQAVDAMGGALRDIGIHRESAATPLRFPLPLTA; from the coding sequence ATGTTGCTGCTGATTCCGGGCCCGGTCACGACCGATGCGCGGGTGAAGGCCGCCATGGCGCAGGACTATGCGCCATGGGACAACGATTTCCGCCAGATCTACCGGCAGGTCTGCGACGGCGTGCTGGCGGTTGCGCAGGCAGAGCCCGGCGACCACGTCGCGCTGGCCCTGCCCGGTTGCGGCCATTTCGCGGTGGAAGCCGCGATCCGCACCTTTGTGCCTCCCGGCGGCCGGTTGCTGGCGCCGTCCACCGGCGCCTACGCCGCCCGCCTGCAGAAGCTGGCCGGCGACGCGGGCCGGATCGCCGTGCCCCTGTCCGTGGGCGCGGCCGAACGCGTGGACCCGCAGGCCGTCGCCGCCGCGCTGGAACGGGACCCCACGCTGACGCACCTGGCGCTGGTCTACAGCGAAACCGGCAGCGGCATCTGCCACGACGTGCCCGAACTGGCGCGCATCGCCCATGCCCTGGGCCGCCGCGTCATCGTGGACGCCGTGTCCGCCTTTGGCGCGCTGCCGCTGGAGCTGCGGGCCTTGCCGGCCGTGGATGCCGTGGTGCTGACCGCCAACAAATGCCTCGAAGGCCTGCCCGGCGCCGCCTTCGTGGTGGCCCGGCGCGACAGCCTGGAGGCCGCCCGCGGCAACGCCGGAAGCTGGTCGCTGGACCTGGCTGACATTTATCAGCACACCCTGGCTCCCAACGCGGGCCCGCGCTTCACGCCGCCCGCGCCCACGCTGGCCGCGCTGGCGGTGGCGCTGGACCTGTATCGCCAGGAAGGCCGAGAGGCCCGCCTGGCCCGCTACACGGCCAATATGCGCACGCTCTATGATGGCGTGAGCGGACTGGGCCTGACCCCCTACCTGCCCCGCGAGCTGCAAGGCCCCATCGTCGTCAACGTCCTGGCTCCCGACGCCCCGACCTGGAACCTGCAGCTCTTCGTGGACGCGCTCAAGCACCGCGGCTACGTGCTCAGCAATTTCTACAACACCGAACAACCCACTTTCCGGGTCGGCTGCATCGGCGCCTTTGGCGCCGACCAGATGCGGCAGGCGGTCGACGCCATGGGCGGCGCGCTGCGCGACATCGGAATCCATCGGGAAAGCGCCGCAACGCCCCTGCGCTTTCCGCTCCCCCTCACCGCTTAA
- the def gene encoding peptide deformylase, producing MIHPILKMGDPRLLRVAPPVERFDTPELHALIDDMFETMAAAQGVGLAAPQIGVDLQLVIFGFDRNERYPDAPPVPQTILCNPVITPLSDAMEDGWEGCLSVPGLRGLVPRYRHIRYSGRDPYGQLIEREAEGFHARVVQHECDHLIGRLYPSRIQDFSKFGFTEILFPGMDPNQDD from the coding sequence ATGATTCATCCCATCCTGAAAATGGGCGACCCCAGGCTCCTGCGCGTGGCGCCGCCGGTCGAGCGCTTCGACACGCCCGAGCTGCACGCCCTGATCGACGACATGTTCGAAACCATGGCGGCCGCCCAGGGAGTGGGCCTGGCCGCGCCGCAGATCGGCGTGGACCTGCAGCTGGTGATCTTCGGCTTCGACCGCAACGAGCGCTATCCCGATGCGCCTCCCGTGCCGCAGACCATCCTGTGCAACCCCGTCATCACGCCGCTGTCGGACGCGATGGAAGATGGCTGGGAAGGTTGCCTGTCCGTGCCGGGCCTGCGCGGCCTGGTGCCGCGCTACCGCCATATCCGCTATAGCGGCCGCGATCCCTACGGCCAGTTGATCGAACGCGAAGCCGAGGGCTTTCATGCACGCGTGGTGCAGCATGAATGCGACCACCTGATCGGCCGCCTCTATCCGTCCCGCATCCAGGATTTCTCGAAGTTCGGCTTCACTGAAATCCTGTTCCCGGGCATGGACCCCAACCAGGACGACTAA
- the pyk gene encoding pyruvate kinase — protein MPVLRRTKIVATLGPSTSSPERIEALIRAGLDVARLNFSHGSADDHRERARLVREIAARQGRFVAIMGDLQGPKIRIARFAEKLVQLQIGQPFTLSRVHPKDAGTASIVGIDYPELVTDCRVGDELLLDDGRVVLVVDRVEGDEVHTTVTVGGPLSNNKGINRRGGGLSAPSLTDKDRVDIKLAAEMELDYVAVSFPRYGSDIDEARTLLAEAGSQAWIIAKIERAEAVADDEALDSLIRASDGVMVARGDLGVEVGDAELVGIQKRIIQHARTLNKVVITATQMMESMISSPMPTRAEVSDVANAVLDYTDAVMLSAESASGQYPVETVQAMARVCLGAEKHPTSTVSHHRMGETFTRCDETIALAAMYAANHFPGVKAIIALTESGHTPLIMSRIRSGVPIYCYSPHSVTQNRVTMFRGVYTVPFSPSDYEPADLSNAAIDELRKRNLVQAGDWVILTKGDFYRDSGGTNGMKILLVD, from the coding sequence ATGCCTGTATTGCGCCGCACAAAAATTGTCGCCACCCTGGGACCCTCAACGTCATCGCCCGAACGCATCGAGGCGCTTATCCGCGCCGGCCTGGACGTGGCTCGCCTGAACTTCTCGCATGGCAGCGCGGACGATCACCGCGAACGCGCCCGGCTGGTGCGCGAGATCGCCGCCAGGCAAGGCCGGTTCGTCGCCATCATGGGCGATCTGCAAGGCCCCAAGATCCGCATCGCGCGCTTCGCCGAGAAGCTGGTGCAGTTGCAGATCGGCCAGCCGTTCACGCTGTCGCGCGTGCATCCCAAGGACGCGGGCACCGCCAGCATCGTGGGCATCGACTATCCGGAACTGGTGACCGACTGCCGCGTGGGCGACGAGCTGCTGCTCGATGACGGCCGCGTGGTGCTGGTGGTGGATCGGGTGGAGGGCGACGAAGTCCACACCACCGTCACGGTGGGCGGTCCGCTGTCGAACAACAAGGGCATCAACCGCCGTGGCGGCGGTCTGTCGGCGCCCAGCCTGACCGACAAGGACCGCGTCGACATCAAGCTGGCCGCGGAGATGGAACTGGACTACGTGGCGGTGTCGTTCCCGCGCTATGGCAGCGACATCGACGAGGCGCGTACCCTGCTTGCCGAGGCCGGCAGCCAGGCCTGGATCATCGCCAAGATCGAACGCGCCGAAGCAGTGGCCGACGACGAAGCGCTGGACTCGCTGATCCGCGCCAGCGATGGCGTGATGGTGGCGCGCGGCGACCTGGGCGTGGAAGTGGGCGACGCCGAACTGGTCGGCATCCAGAAGCGCATCATCCAGCACGCGCGCACTTTGAACAAGGTCGTCATCACCGCGACGCAAATGATGGAGTCGATGATCTCCAGCCCGATGCCGACCCGCGCCGAAGTGTCCGACGTGGCCAACGCGGTGCTGGATTACACCGATGCCGTGATGCTGTCGGCCGAAAGCGCGTCCGGACAGTATCCGGTCGAAACCGTGCAAGCCATGGCGCGCGTGTGCCTGGGCGCGGAAAAGCACCCGACCTCGACGGTGTCCCATCACCGCATGGGAGAGACCTTCACGCGCTGCGACGAAACGATCGCCCTGGCGGCCATGTACGCGGCCAATCATTTCCCCGGCGTGAAGGCCATCATCGCGCTGACGGAAAGCGGCCACACGCCGCTGATCATGTCGCGCATCCGCTCGGGCGTGCCGATCTACTGCTACAGCCCGCACAGCGTCACGCAGAACCGGGTGACGATGTTCCGCGGCGTCTACACGGTGCCGTTCTCGCCGTCGGACTACGAGCCCGCGGACCTGAGCAATGCCGCCATCGACGAACTACGCAAGCGCAATCTGGTGCAGGCGGGCGATTGGGTAATCCTGACCAAGGGCGACTTCTATCGCGACAGCGGCGGCACCAATGGCATGAAGATCCTGCTGGTGGATTGA